Proteins encoded by one window of Agelaius phoeniceus isolate bAgePho1 chromosome 5, bAgePho1.hap1, whole genome shotgun sequence:
- the TRMU gene encoding mitochondrial tRNA-specific 2-thiouridylase 1 isoform X1, which produces MLAAQARRVACAVSGGVDSAVAALLLRRRGYQVTGVFMKNWDPLDEQGACSVDRDCEDAYQVCQKLDIPFHQVSYVKEYWNEVFSDLLKEYELGRTPNPDILCNKHIKFNYFLHYAMDNLGADAIATGHYARTSLEDEEVFQQKHTKRPQKLFRNRFEVRNTVKLLQGADLFKDQTFFLSQISQDALRKTIFPLGDLTKTFVKKIAAEHDLHHVLKKKESMGVCFIGERNFENFLLEYLEPQPGNFVSIEDKKVMGRHKGWFLFTIGQRARLAGLKDAWFVVDKDVSTGDVFVAPSRDHPALYRDLLRTNRVHWIAEEPPAELVREKMMECHFRFRHQMALVPCVLTLNQDGSVWVTLVKPARAITPGQFAVFYKGDECLGSGKILRMGPSVYTLQQGKNREESPKKEEIDKIEPAT; this is translated from the exons atGCTGGCGGCCCAGGCGCGCCGCGTGGCCTGCGCCGTGTCCGGCGGCGTGGACAGCGCCGTGGCCGCGCTGCTGCTGCGCCGCCGAG GCTACCAGGTGACAGGGGTGTTTATGAAGAACTGGGACCCTCTGGATGAGCAGGGAGCTTGCTCTGTTGACAGAGATTGTGAAGATGCTTATCAGGTGTGCCAGAAGCTTGATATCCCGTTTCACCAGGTTTCCTACGTGAAGGAATACTGGAATGAAGTATTCAG TGACCTCTTAAAAGAGTATGAGTTGGGAAGGACTCCTAATCCCGATATTTTGTGTAACAAGCACATCAAATTCAACTACTTCCTGCATTATGCTATGGATAACCTTG GAGCAGATGCAATTGCTACTGGGCATTATGCCAGGACCTCACTGGAGGATGAGGAAGTGTTTCAACAGAAACATACTAAAAGACCACAGAAGCTTTTCAGAAACCGTTTTGAAGTTAGAAATA CTGTGAAACTCCTTCAAGGGGCTGACCTCTTTAAGGACCAGACCTTCTTTCTCAGTCAGATTTCACAGGATGCTTTGAGAAAAACCATCTTCCCTTTAGGGGATTTAACAAAAACTTTTGTAAAGAAGATAGCAGCAGAACATGACCTTCATCATGTGCTAAAGAAAAAAGAG AGTATGGGGGTCTGTTTCATTGGTGAAAGAAACTTTGAAAATTTCCTTCTTGAG TACTTGGAACCTCAACCTGGTAACTTTGTTTCCATTGAAGATAAGAAGGTGATGGGAAGACACAAAG GTTGGTTCCTCTTTACAATAGGCCAGAGGGCTCGGCTGGCAGGCCTCAAGGATGCTTGGTTTGTTGTAGACAAAGATGTCAGCACTGGAGATGTCTTTGTG GCACCATCACGAGATCACCCTGCCCTGTACAGAGACCTGCTGCGGACAAACCGAGTGCACTGGATAGCAGAGGAGCCGCCGGCAGAGCTGGTCAGGGAGAAGATGATGGAATGTCATTTCAGATTTCGGCACCAGATGGCGCTGG TGCCTTGTGTCCTGACTCTAAACCAAGATGGGAGTGTGTGGGTAACACTAGTGAAGCCAGCAAGAGCTAtcacacctggacag TTTGCTGTGTTCTACAAGGGAGATGAGTGCCTGGGCAGTGGGAAGATCCTGAGGATGGGCCCATCAGTGTATACCTTGCAACAGGGCAAAAACCGAGAGGAGAGCCCAAAGAAGGAAGAGATTGACAAAATAGAACCGGCAACGTAA
- the TRMU gene encoding mitochondrial tRNA-specific 2-thiouridylase 1 isoform X3: MQLLLGIMPGPHWRMRKCFNRNILKDHRSFSETVLKLEIISQDALRKTIFPLGDLTKTFVKKIAAEHDLHHVLKKKESMGVCFIGERNFENFLLEYLEPQPGNFVSIEDKKVMGRHKGWFLFTIGQRARLAGLKDAWFVVDKDVSTGDVFVAPSRDHPALYRDLLRTNRVHWIAEEPPAELVREKMMECHFRFRHQMALVPCVLTLNQDGSVWVTLVKPARAITPGQFAVFYKGDECLGSGKILRMGPSVYTLQQGKNREESPKKEEIDKIEPAT; this comes from the exons ATGCAATTGCTACTGGGCATTATGCCAGGACCTCACTGGAGGATGAGGAAGTGTTTCAACAGAAACATACTAAAAGACCACAGAAGCTTTTCAGAAACCGTTTTGAAGTTAGAAATA ATTTCACAGGATGCTTTGAGAAAAACCATCTTCCCTTTAGGGGATTTAACAAAAACTTTTGTAAAGAAGATAGCAGCAGAACATGACCTTCATCATGTGCTAAAGAAAAAAGAG AGTATGGGGGTCTGTTTCATTGGTGAAAGAAACTTTGAAAATTTCCTTCTTGAG TACTTGGAACCTCAACCTGGTAACTTTGTTTCCATTGAAGATAAGAAGGTGATGGGAAGACACAAAG GTTGGTTCCTCTTTACAATAGGCCAGAGGGCTCGGCTGGCAGGCCTCAAGGATGCTTGGTTTGTTGTAGACAAAGATGTCAGCACTGGAGATGTCTTTGTG GCACCATCACGAGATCACCCTGCCCTGTACAGAGACCTGCTGCGGACAAACCGAGTGCACTGGATAGCAGAGGAGCCGCCGGCAGAGCTGGTCAGGGAGAAGATGATGGAATGTCATTTCAGATTTCGGCACCAGATGGCGCTGG TGCCTTGTGTCCTGACTCTAAACCAAGATGGGAGTGTGTGGGTAACACTAGTGAAGCCAGCAAGAGCTAtcacacctggacag TTTGCTGTGTTCTACAAGGGAGATGAGTGCCTGGGCAGTGGGAAGATCCTGAGGATGGGCCCATCAGTGTATACCTTGCAACAGGGCAAAAACCGAGAGGAGAGCCCAAAGAAGGAAGAGATTGACAAAATAGAACCGGCAACGTAA
- the TRMU gene encoding mitochondrial tRNA-specific 2-thiouridylase 1 isoform X2, which produces MLAAQARRVACAVSGGVDSAVAALLLRRRGYQVTGVFMKNWDPLDEQGACSVDRDCEDAYQVCQKLDIPFHQVSYVKEYWNEVFSDLLKEYELGRTPNPDILCNKHIKFNYFLHYAMDNLGADAIATGHYARTSLEDEEVFQQKHTKRPQKLFRNRFEVRNTVKLLQGADLFKDQTFFLSQISQDALRKTIFPLGDLTKTFVKKIAAEHDLHHVLKKKESMGVCFIGERNFENFLLEYLEPQPGNFVSIEDKKVMGRHKGWFLFTIGQRARLAGLKDAWFVVDKDVSTGDVFVRPAADKPSALDSRGAAGRAGQGEDDGMSFQISAPDGAGALCPDSKPRWECVGNTSEASKSYHTWTVCCVLQGR; this is translated from the exons atGCTGGCGGCCCAGGCGCGCCGCGTGGCCTGCGCCGTGTCCGGCGGCGTGGACAGCGCCGTGGCCGCGCTGCTGCTGCGCCGCCGAG GCTACCAGGTGACAGGGGTGTTTATGAAGAACTGGGACCCTCTGGATGAGCAGGGAGCTTGCTCTGTTGACAGAGATTGTGAAGATGCTTATCAGGTGTGCCAGAAGCTTGATATCCCGTTTCACCAGGTTTCCTACGTGAAGGAATACTGGAATGAAGTATTCAG TGACCTCTTAAAAGAGTATGAGTTGGGAAGGACTCCTAATCCCGATATTTTGTGTAACAAGCACATCAAATTCAACTACTTCCTGCATTATGCTATGGATAACCTTG GAGCAGATGCAATTGCTACTGGGCATTATGCCAGGACCTCACTGGAGGATGAGGAAGTGTTTCAACAGAAACATACTAAAAGACCACAGAAGCTTTTCAGAAACCGTTTTGAAGTTAGAAATA CTGTGAAACTCCTTCAAGGGGCTGACCTCTTTAAGGACCAGACCTTCTTTCTCAGTCAGATTTCACAGGATGCTTTGAGAAAAACCATCTTCCCTTTAGGGGATTTAACAAAAACTTTTGTAAAGAAGATAGCAGCAGAACATGACCTTCATCATGTGCTAAAGAAAAAAGAG AGTATGGGGGTCTGTTTCATTGGTGAAAGAAACTTTGAAAATTTCCTTCTTGAG TACTTGGAACCTCAACCTGGTAACTTTGTTTCCATTGAAGATAAGAAGGTGATGGGAAGACACAAAG GTTGGTTCCTCTTTACAATAGGCCAGAGGGCTCGGCTGGCAGGCCTCAAGGATGCTTGGTTTGTTGTAGACAAAGATGTCAGCACTGGAGATGTCTTTGTG AGACCTGCTGCGGACAAACCGAGTGCACTGGATAGCAGAGGAGCCGCCGGCAGAGCTGGTCAGGGAGAAGATGATGGAATGTCATTTCAGATTTCGGCACCAGATGGCGCTGG TGCCTTGTGTCCTGACTCTAAACCAAGATGGGAGTGTGTGGGTAACACTAGTGAAGCCAGCAAGAGCTAtcacacctggacag TTTGCTGTGTTCTACAAGGGAGATGA
- the GTSE1 gene encoding G2 and S phase-expressed protein 1 isoform X1 — MEEKKEMSVDSLSHLTEEKLDICMSNVSDFPLLTDEKFDFDLSLSSTSGNEDEVFVGPVGHKERCIAASIEAKRSVSAFDDKLMWSPLQGEKFVEIFKEAHLLALQIETGSKDEETKISQSEEQENKIVETFVEDSKSKLKILRNKNIAISPRPVKRETYCVQDSPACQLPPCFQKAPQKLVSDGKVHALPAPPNRSPVKICVSPTKNASLPQTEEQETKETNTKAICKLPMAKPSSASGKSNLLTIDKPGLRKMTYLKCPRVASGLTRKTTLSSSSSSVSSMNSSLNSSLPISPIGKKGKSNMSSKASVSGSKLSTGTSRLALVRPTTVSSLQAANTEKFRKQVRSASTPKIPSAISLAKSSASAASSEAAGSGIQRPSSVSSLQQLCQQNKDGTSAKGSLCPKPKARVLSVSTSQTKAPVKTQDATPSKLAPKATPSLGLTFCGTPGSAMAVSTPMKGSEDKAFQGFCFPERSATMTPASVRRSGLPTPVRRISGFPAVTPKTVPSLQTSPRAASLRQSFSFSAKKTFTAGCKQKQESKTQTSSEDDTSPPAVLPLVLNFSPEKTATEGAENALKEAEVHNELAKVQNELAEEKQPEALLLDIGADKSLPHTSECESRPLIDLSNTPEVSKITSAKPVLSGQIKLIDLSSPLITLSPDVNKENLDSPLLKF; from the exons atggaggaaaaaaaagaaatgtcagtAGATAGCCTGAGTCATTTGACTGAAGAAAAGCTGGATATTTGCATGAGCAATG TTTCAGACTTTCCTCTTCTGACTGATGAAAAGTTTGATTTTGACCTTTCACTCTCTTCAACAAG tgGAAATGAAGATGAAGTTTTTGTTGGACCTGTGGGACACAAAGAAAGATGTATTGCTGCCAGTATTGAAGCAAAAAGGAGTGTGTCTGCTTTTGATGATAAACTCATGTGGAGCCCACTTCAAGGAGAGAAATTTGTGGAAATTTTCAAAGAAGCTCATTTGTTGGCACTGCAAATAGAGACTGGAAGCAAGGACGAGGAGACCAAAATAAGCCAATCAGAAGAACAAGAAAACAAGATTGTAGAAACATTTGTGGAGGATTCAAAGTCAAAGCTGAAGATACTGAGAAACAAAAACATAGCAATAAGTCCCAGGCCCGTTAAACGGGAGACATACTGTGTGCAGGATAGCCCAGCATGTCAGCTGCCACCTTGTTTTCAGAAGGCACCACAGAAACTTGTGTCAGATGGCAAAGTGCAtgctcttcctgctcctcctaACAGAAGCCCTGTTAAAATTTGTGTGTCTCCTACAAAAAATGCCAGTTTACCCCAAACAGAAGAGCAGGAAACCAAGGAAACAAATACAAAGGCAATTTGCAAACTGCCAATGGCAAAACCATCATCTGCTTCTGGAAAAAGCAATTTGTTGACAATTGACAAG CCTGGCTTAAGGAAGATGACATATCTGAAATGTCCTCGTGTTGCCAGTGGTCTCACAAGGAAGACTACAttatcatcatcttcatcatcagTTTCCAGCATGAACTCAAGTCTTAATTCAAGTTTACCAATTTCTCCTATAGGCAAAAAAG GAAAATCAAACATGTCATCAAAAGCTAGTGTGAGTGGCTCTAAGCTTTCAACTGGTACAAGCAGGCTGGCCCTTGTCAGACCTACCACAGTGTCATCTCTGCAGGCTGCCAATACTGAGAAATTCAGGAAGCAAGTGAGATCAGCGAGTACTCCCAAAATACCTAGTGCCATAAGCCTGGCTAAATCTTCAGCTTCTGCAGCATCATCtgaggctgcaggcagtggaATTCAGAGACCAAGCTCTGTTTCCAGTCTGCAGCAGCTATGTCAGCAGAATAAAGATGGGACTTCAGCAAAAGGAAGCCTGTGTCCAAAGCCCAAGGCTAGAGTTTTGTCTGTTTCCACAAGTCAAACTAAGGCTCCTGTGAAGACTCAAG ATGCAACACCAAGCAAGTTGGCACCGAAAGCAACACCATCTCTTGGATTAACGTTTTGTGGCACACCTGGAAG TGCCATGGCAGTCAGCACTCCTATGAAGGGCTCAGAAGATAAGGCCTTCCagggtttttgttttcctgagagGTCTGCCACCATGACTCCTGCCAGCGTGAGGCGGTCTGGCCTGCCTACACCTGTCCGTCGGATCTCAGGGTTTCCAGCAGTGACTCCTAAAACTGTACCAAGCTTGCAAACTTCTCCACGTGCTGCATCTCTTCGGCAAAGCTTCAGCTTTTCTGCCAAAAAGACTTTCACAGCTGG CTGTAAACAGAAACAAGAGAGTAAGACACAGACATCATCAGAGGATGATACATCTCCTCCAGCTGTGCTACCTCTTGTACTTAACTTCTCTCCAGAGAAAACTGCTACAGAAGGAGCAGAAAATGCATTAAAAGAGGCAGAAGTACACAATGAGCTGGCTAAAGTACAAAATGAGCTGGCTGAAGAGAAGCAACCTGAG gCTTTACTGCTAGATATTGGAGCAGACAAATCTCTCCCACACACTTCTGAATGTGAAAGCAGACCTTTGATTGACCTTTCCAATACTCCTGAAGTGAGTAAGATTACTTCTGCAAAGCCTGTGTTATCTGGGCAGATAAAG ctaATTGATTTGAGTTCTCCTCTTATCACTCTGAGCCCTGATGTAAACAAAGAAAATCTGGATTCCCCTCTACTGAAGTTCTAA
- the GTSE1 gene encoding G2 and S phase-expressed protein 1 isoform X2: MEEKKEMSVDSLSHLTEEKLDICMSNVSDFPLLTDEKFDFDLSLSSTSGNEDEVFVGPVGHKERCIAASIEAKRSVSAFDDKLMWSPLQGEKFVEIFKEAHLLALQIETGSKDEETKISQSEEQENKIVETFVEDSKSKLKILRNKNIAISPRPVKRETYCVQDSPACQLPPCFQKAPQKLVSDGKVHALPAPPNRSPVKICVSPTKNASLPQTEEQETKETNTKAICKLPMAKPSSASGKSNLLTIDKPGLRKMTYLKCPRVASGLTRKTTLSSSSSSVSSMNSSLNSSLPISPIGKKGKSNMSSKASVSGSKLSTGTSRLALVRPTTVSSLQAANTEKFRKQVRSASTPKIPSAISLAKSSASAASSEAAGSGIQRPSSVSSLQQLCQQNKDGTSAKGSLCPKPKARVLSVSTSQTKAPVKTQDATPSKLAPKATPSLGLTFCGTPGSCKQKQESKTQTSSEDDTSPPAVLPLVLNFSPEKTATEGAENALKEAEVHNELAKVQNELAEEKQPEALLLDIGADKSLPHTSECESRPLIDLSNTPEVSKITSAKPVLSGQIKLIDLSSPLITLSPDVNKENLDSPLLKF, translated from the exons atggaggaaaaaaaagaaatgtcagtAGATAGCCTGAGTCATTTGACTGAAGAAAAGCTGGATATTTGCATGAGCAATG TTTCAGACTTTCCTCTTCTGACTGATGAAAAGTTTGATTTTGACCTTTCACTCTCTTCAACAAG tgGAAATGAAGATGAAGTTTTTGTTGGACCTGTGGGACACAAAGAAAGATGTATTGCTGCCAGTATTGAAGCAAAAAGGAGTGTGTCTGCTTTTGATGATAAACTCATGTGGAGCCCACTTCAAGGAGAGAAATTTGTGGAAATTTTCAAAGAAGCTCATTTGTTGGCACTGCAAATAGAGACTGGAAGCAAGGACGAGGAGACCAAAATAAGCCAATCAGAAGAACAAGAAAACAAGATTGTAGAAACATTTGTGGAGGATTCAAAGTCAAAGCTGAAGATACTGAGAAACAAAAACATAGCAATAAGTCCCAGGCCCGTTAAACGGGAGACATACTGTGTGCAGGATAGCCCAGCATGTCAGCTGCCACCTTGTTTTCAGAAGGCACCACAGAAACTTGTGTCAGATGGCAAAGTGCAtgctcttcctgctcctcctaACAGAAGCCCTGTTAAAATTTGTGTGTCTCCTACAAAAAATGCCAGTTTACCCCAAACAGAAGAGCAGGAAACCAAGGAAACAAATACAAAGGCAATTTGCAAACTGCCAATGGCAAAACCATCATCTGCTTCTGGAAAAAGCAATTTGTTGACAATTGACAAG CCTGGCTTAAGGAAGATGACATATCTGAAATGTCCTCGTGTTGCCAGTGGTCTCACAAGGAAGACTACAttatcatcatcttcatcatcagTTTCCAGCATGAACTCAAGTCTTAATTCAAGTTTACCAATTTCTCCTATAGGCAAAAAAG GAAAATCAAACATGTCATCAAAAGCTAGTGTGAGTGGCTCTAAGCTTTCAACTGGTACAAGCAGGCTGGCCCTTGTCAGACCTACCACAGTGTCATCTCTGCAGGCTGCCAATACTGAGAAATTCAGGAAGCAAGTGAGATCAGCGAGTACTCCCAAAATACCTAGTGCCATAAGCCTGGCTAAATCTTCAGCTTCTGCAGCATCATCtgaggctgcaggcagtggaATTCAGAGACCAAGCTCTGTTTCCAGTCTGCAGCAGCTATGTCAGCAGAATAAAGATGGGACTTCAGCAAAAGGAAGCCTGTGTCCAAAGCCCAAGGCTAGAGTTTTGTCTGTTTCCACAAGTCAAACTAAGGCTCCTGTGAAGACTCAAG ATGCAACACCAAGCAAGTTGGCACCGAAAGCAACACCATCTCTTGGATTAACGTTTTGTGGCACACCTGGAAG CTGTAAACAGAAACAAGAGAGTAAGACACAGACATCATCAGAGGATGATACATCTCCTCCAGCTGTGCTACCTCTTGTACTTAACTTCTCTCCAGAGAAAACTGCTACAGAAGGAGCAGAAAATGCATTAAAAGAGGCAGAAGTACACAATGAGCTGGCTAAAGTACAAAATGAGCTGGCTGAAGAGAAGCAACCTGAG gCTTTACTGCTAGATATTGGAGCAGACAAATCTCTCCCACACACTTCTGAATGTGAAAGCAGACCTTTGATTGACCTTTCCAATACTCCTGAAGTGAGTAAGATTACTTCTGCAAAGCCTGTGTTATCTGGGCAGATAAAG ctaATTGATTTGAGTTCTCCTCTTATCACTCTGAGCCCTGATGTAAACAAAGAAAATCTGGATTCCCCTCTACTGAAGTTCTAA